The following are from one region of the Rhodopirellula sp. P2 genome:
- a CDS encoding penicillin-binding protein activator LpoB translates to MNRIFQDKSAENSLDPNVRTSADELLSRRKILAAAMLRMTAGVAIVGAGATGCASRRYGHLLASDDQDMVGSHEAGAATWNPLVDEAVAKILGRCPPPNEAVVFPGQFAANGTPAQMASHSSGAMETMVDPATGETIIGSQVAVPSAGPLVQGPAKVCFIGIENKSAEELVDFKDQLYERIDSQINSGSSFRSISRRMVDAALVETRLRPDSLFLPQNRSAFAAALGRQGAPVDYLLYATITSGTTDRNKSTQRDYLLTLEMVNLQTGDYIKESSKIRKGYHNTRAGKWWNFGLFDQADG, encoded by the coding sequence ATGAATCGCATTTTTCAAGACAAATCGGCAGAAAACTCTTTGGATCCCAATGTGCGAACTTCTGCAGATGAACTTCTTTCCCGGCGAAAAATTTTAGCGGCGGCCATGCTGCGGATGACCGCGGGAGTCGCCATTGTGGGGGCGGGAGCCACGGGATGCGCCTCGCGGCGGTACGGACATTTGCTCGCCAGCGACGATCAAGACATGGTTGGCAGCCACGAAGCAGGGGCCGCGACTTGGAATCCGCTGGTCGATGAAGCGGTCGCAAAAATATTGGGACGTTGCCCACCACCCAACGAAGCGGTCGTCTTCCCGGGACAATTTGCCGCCAATGGAACTCCGGCCCAAATGGCCAGCCACTCGTCCGGGGCAATGGAAACAATGGTGGATCCCGCCACGGGCGAGACCATCATCGGATCGCAGGTCGCGGTTCCAAGTGCCGGTCCGTTGGTGCAGGGGCCCGCCAAAGTTTGTTTCATCGGAATCGAAAACAAAAGCGCCGAGGAATTGGTCGACTTCAAGGACCAGCTCTACGAACGCATCGATTCACAAATCAACTCCGGAAGCTCTTTCCGAAGCATCAGCCGACGAATGGTCGATGCAGCGCTGGTGGAGACACGTTTGCGACCCGATTCGCTGTTTCTGCCGCAGAACCGAAGTGCCTTCGCCGCAGCCTTGGGACGACAGGGAGCTCCGGTCGACTATTTGCTGTACGCGACCATCACATCGGGGACGACGGATCGCAACAAGTCAACTCAGCGGGATTACTTGCTGACGTTAGAAATGGTCAACCTGCAAACGGGTGACTACATCAAAGAGTCATCGAAGATCCGCAAGGGCTATCACAACACGCGAGCTGGCAAGTGGTGGAACTTTGGCTTATTCGATCAAGCCGACGGATGA
- a CDS encoding COG3014 family protein, whose translation MISANDFRAFLLFAALLPTTLAGCATKLAHIDTARNAFAAGDPDTAREMLSKVAQGRGRFATPAKLDLAMVDLAVGDATSAEQTLRELRDEFDSSLKVAPLHEAAAMVTDDTARKFRPAGYEQVMIRTMLAMCSLVRDGDDAESYINQAAMLQAKLQQEHDERRSSAFGEAVADTLTANPHQKLALAPYLRGVLREENLHDLDDARRNYQLVSAIRPSFLPAADDLKRATEGMHSQPGHGALYVFALVGRGPVLEAVEAPATTAAMTVANALVLNQANKEDDVATLPKITSVKVPSVVIPPSDVASVTVASYIPTGPDTLPLYELHGATQPLTDVAGMVKQQVDAEMPWTIARGIIRQGGKELAVASARKNLGLTGPAGTMFQFATSTAWTATETADTRCWGLLPREIQVLRAELPTGDHTVEFAPVRYDGQPIASPSQVPLRIHNAKNTYVLIVAPTQQIYVVTAANR comes from the coding sequence ATGATCTCAGCGAACGACTTTCGAGCGTTCCTGTTGTTCGCTGCGTTGCTACCAACAACGCTGGCGGGCTGCGCTACAAAACTCGCGCACATCGACACGGCTCGCAACGCGTTCGCCGCGGGCGATCCCGACACCGCTCGGGAAATGTTGTCGAAAGTCGCCCAGGGACGCGGACGATTTGCCACGCCGGCCAAGTTGGATTTGGCGATGGTCGATCTGGCGGTCGGCGATGCGACGTCCGCCGAACAAACACTGCGTGAACTACGAGATGAGTTTGACTCGTCGTTGAAGGTTGCTCCGCTGCACGAAGCGGCGGCGATGGTGACCGACGACACCGCTCGCAAGTTCCGTCCGGCGGGCTATGAGCAGGTTATGATCCGCACGATGTTGGCGATGTGTTCTCTGGTTCGCGATGGCGATGACGCGGAAAGTTACATCAATCAAGCCGCGATGTTGCAGGCGAAATTGCAACAGGAACATGATGAGCGACGCAGCAGTGCGTTCGGTGAGGCCGTCGCGGACACCCTGACCGCGAATCCACATCAGAAGCTGGCCTTGGCACCCTACCTGCGAGGCGTGTTGCGAGAAGAAAACCTGCATGATCTCGATGACGCGCGTCGCAACTATCAATTGGTCAGTGCGATTCGCCCCAGCTTCCTGCCCGCCGCTGATGACCTGAAGCGCGCGACCGAAGGCATGCACAGCCAGCCCGGACACGGTGCGTTGTATGTGTTTGCGTTGGTCGGTCGCGGCCCGGTGTTGGAAGCGGTTGAGGCCCCGGCCACGACGGCGGCGATGACGGTCGCCAACGCTTTGGTGCTGAATCAGGCCAACAAAGAAGACGACGTCGCCACGTTGCCCAAGATCACTTCGGTCAAAGTTCCCAGTGTCGTGATTCCTCCCAGCGACGTCGCTTCAGTGACCGTGGCCAGCTACATCCCCACGGGGCCGGACACGCTGCCACTGTATGAACTGCACGGGGCGACTCAGCCGTTGACGGATGTGGCCGGCATGGTGAAGCAACAGGTCGATGCAGAAATGCCGTGGACCATTGCTCGCGGCATCATACGGCAGGGCGGCAAAGAACTGGCGGTCGCTTCCGCTCGCAAGAATCTCGGTTTGACCGGGCCGGCCGGAACCATGTTCCAGTTCGCGACCTCGACCGCCTGGACCGCAACGGAAACCGCCGACACCCGGTGCTGGGGTTTGCTGCCGCGAGAGATTCAGGTTCTGCGAGCTGAATTGCCGACTGGCGATCACACGGTCGAATTTGCACCGGTTCGCTACGACGGCCAACCGATTGCCTCGCCCAGCCAAGTGCCACTGCGAATCCACAACGCCAAGAACACGTATGTGTTGATCGTCGCCCCAACCCAGCAGATCTACGTTGTGACCGCCGCGAACCGTTAG
- the serS gene encoding serine--tRNA ligase, with translation MLDRKFILQNAQLVAENSAKRGVSVDVDAICRLEAERMEALKQAEELNRQANEVSKQIKSAKDNDERQELISKGRSLREQKDAAGAEQDRLEAEILELQTLLPNMTHPDVPEGGEHDANEIGRGKTPVPKLDFQPLDHLQLGEKHDLFDFEGGARVAGSGFYFLRNAAVRLDLALQQFAISHLSGKGFTPVSTPDLALTSVLQGTGFNPRGPETQIYSIENTELNLVATAEIPLGGMLSGQVLASEELPLRYCGLSHCFRTEAGAAGRASKGLYRVHQFTKVEMFAFTLPDQSTAMHEEMRELECEIFDALEVPYRVIDTATGDLGGPAYRKYDLEAWMPGRGESGDWGEVTSTSNCTDYQARRLNVRSKTTGQKGTDFVHTLNGTAIATGRAMIAILENHQRADGTINVPKTLRPWVGCDVLECVSE, from the coding sequence ATGCTCGATCGCAAATTCATCCTGCAAAACGCCCAGCTTGTCGCTGAAAATTCCGCCAAGCGAGGCGTTTCCGTCGACGTCGACGCGATCTGCCGTCTCGAAGCCGAGCGAATGGAAGCGCTGAAGCAAGCCGAGGAACTCAATCGGCAAGCCAACGAAGTCAGCAAGCAGATCAAATCTGCCAAAGACAATGACGAGCGTCAGGAATTGATTTCCAAAGGTCGCAGCCTTCGCGAGCAAAAGGATGCCGCTGGTGCCGAGCAAGATCGCTTGGAAGCCGAGATCCTCGAGCTGCAGACCCTCCTTCCGAACATGACCCACCCCGATGTCCCCGAGGGTGGCGAGCATGACGCGAATGAAATTGGCCGCGGAAAAACGCCGGTGCCAAAACTGGATTTTCAACCGCTGGACCATTTGCAGCTGGGCGAAAAACATGACTTGTTCGACTTCGAAGGGGGAGCCCGCGTCGCTGGTTCCGGGTTTTACTTCTTGCGAAACGCCGCCGTGCGGTTGGATTTGGCGCTGCAACAATTCGCGATTTCGCACTTGTCCGGCAAAGGCTTCACGCCCGTTTCGACGCCCGACCTGGCGCTGACCAGTGTCCTGCAGGGCACCGGGTTCAACCCGCGTGGGCCTGAAACGCAGATCTACAGCATCGAAAACACGGAACTGAATTTAGTCGCGACCGCGGAAATCCCCCTGGGCGGCATGCTCAGCGGACAAGTTCTGGCCAGCGAAGAATTGCCGCTTCGTTATTGCGGTCTGAGTCACTGTTTTCGAACCGAAGCCGGTGCGGCGGGAAGAGCCAGCAAGGGACTCTACCGCGTTCACCAGTTCACCAAAGTCGAAATGTTCGCGTTCACATTGCCCGACCAGAGCACGGCAATGCACGAAGAGATGCGTGAACTGGAATGCGAAATCTTTGACGCGTTGGAAGTGCCCTACCGGGTGATCGACACCGCAACCGGTGACTTGGGCGGCCCCGCGTATCGCAAGTATGACTTGGAAGCTTGGATGCCCGGACGTGGCGAATCAGGCGACTGGGGGGAAGTGACCAGCACCAGCAACTGCACCGATTACCAGGCTCGTCGTTTGAACGTGCGGTCAAAAACGACTGGCCAGAAGGGAACGGACTTCGTTCACACTCTCAACGGCACCGCCATCGCGACCGGCCGGGCGATGATCGCCATTTTGGAAAATCACCAACGTGCCGATGGAACGATCAACGTGCCCAAGACATTGCGGCCATGGGTTGGCTGCGATGTTTTGGAATGCGTGAGCGAGTGA
- a CDS encoding DUF2256 domain-containing protein yields MSAHRDAKRNLPTKTCPVCRREFAWRKKWARDWDQVRYCSRACRKKAPTLRTNP; encoded by the coding sequence GTGTCCGCCCATCGGGACGCCAAACGGAACCTGCCCACGAAGACCTGCCCGGTCTGCCGGAGGGAGTTCGCCTGGCGAAAGAAGTGGGCTCGCGATTGGGACCAAGTCCGGTATTGCAGTCGGGCCTGCCGGAAAAAGGCGCCCACGCTGAGAACCAATCCATGA
- a CDS encoding TatD family hydrolase, which translates to MDFIDPHIHMVSRVTDDYETLARMGCVAVSEPAFWAGFDRGTVDGFRDYFEQLTAVEPKRAAQFGIQHYCWLCINAKEAENVSLSREVISMIPEFLDRPGVLGIGEIGLNKNTKNEATVFLEHMELAIKYDQPILIHTPHLEDKYQGTRMILDMLCDDSRINPDRVLVDHVEEHTVSEVLDRGFWAGMTLYPVTKCTPDRAADMIERHAGERLLANSAGDWGISKPTAVPDLIYTMRRRGMDEALIRKVVHDNPVEFFSKSKQFHYTPR; encoded by the coding sequence ATGGACTTCATCGACCCGCACATTCACATGGTCAGCCGCGTGACGGACGACTATGAAACGCTCGCTCGAATGGGATGCGTTGCCGTCAGCGAGCCGGCCTTTTGGGCTGGCTTTGATCGTGGCACGGTTGACGGTTTCCGCGATTACTTTGAACAACTGACCGCGGTGGAACCCAAGCGTGCGGCTCAGTTTGGCATCCAGCATTACTGTTGGTTGTGCATCAATGCCAAAGAAGCCGAGAATGTTTCGCTGTCTCGCGAAGTCATCTCGATGATTCCAGAGTTCCTCGACCGTCCTGGTGTGCTGGGGATCGGCGAGATCGGATTGAACAAGAACACCAAGAACGAAGCGACGGTGTTCCTCGAACACATGGAATTGGCGATCAAGTACGACCAACCGATCTTGATTCACACACCGCACTTGGAAGACAAGTACCAAGGCACGCGAATGATCTTGGACATGCTGTGTGACGACTCACGCATCAATCCCGACCGAGTGTTGGTGGATCACGTCGAAGAACACACCGTCAGCGAAGTGCTGGACCGAGGTTTCTGGGCCGGAATGACGCTTTATCCGGTCACCAAGTGCACGCCCGATCGTGCCGCCGATATGATTGAACGCCACGCGGGTGAACGATTGCTGGCCAACTCGGCGGGCGATTGGGGCATCAGCAAACCGACCGCCGTGCCTGATTTGATCTACACGATGCGACGTCGCGGGATGGACGAAGCCTTGATTCGCAAGGTCGTGCATGACAACCCGGTCGAGTTCTTTTCGAAAAGCAAACAGTTTCACTACACGCCTCGGTGA
- the recG gene encoding ATP-dependent DNA helicase RecG encodes MSEPSSSESTLTLTTPIQYLPGVGPARATKLRKLGLRIARDILFLFPRNHTFPPPPTKVADLAEGKPATFIGTITDAELVSRTPGKSIFAAIVENDSGAVRIVFFNQPFRAEQLTFETQVRISGTPKLAGLRWEFTHPQYEVVQEGELPDEDAPGGLILPNYPLTEGVKQSDLRRLARPLVQELAAQLTEVLPERLRSDAAKRLNAAGMELPAVLPGISEALRGIHLPESEADLSAAQTRLVFQELLVMQLALAMRRRSLTSELRAPSLECSATVRNRILRRFPFELTGDQRRVMDVIAADMARQFPMNRLLQGDVGSGKTVVAIFAMLVAVAGEHQATLMAPTEVLARQHHATLQRMLADSRVRIGLLCGSLGAAERRDTVEKIRSGEVDIVIGTQALLYGVEFHRLGLCVIDEQHKFGVKQRVTLRDGGVDPHYLVMSATPIPRSVAMTQFGDVDLSTLREKPAGRGAVHTYLAGDSWRDRWWSFVKERVAEGRQAFVVAPRVGPEVETADEELSELIDPAEPPAEDITSVHATYEQLRTGPLKGLRVGLLHGRMPSDEKQRVMESFAEGELDVLVSTTVIEVGIDVPNATVMAILGGNRFGLAQLHQLRGRVSRGTHAGHVCVFVDGDKPPQEDERLKVFEQTLDGFELAEADFRLRGPGDVLGQRQSGDARLRIADLHRDVEILQVAREMAHDWIDQDPEMESEGLEDLKSQVLRRYGNHLDLSDGA; translated from the coding sequence GTGAGCGAGCCAAGCAGCAGCGAATCCACGCTCACGCTGACCACACCGATTCAGTACTTGCCGGGCGTTGGACCGGCGCGAGCGACCAAGCTTCGCAAGTTGGGATTGCGAATCGCTCGCGACATTCTGTTTTTGTTCCCGCGGAATCACACGTTCCCGCCGCCGCCAACCAAAGTGGCGGATTTGGCGGAAGGGAAACCGGCGACCTTCATCGGGACGATCACCGATGCCGAGTTGGTCTCTCGCACGCCCGGCAAATCGATCTTTGCCGCGATCGTTGAAAATGATTCGGGCGCGGTTCGAATCGTGTTCTTCAATCAACCGTTTCGCGCCGAGCAATTGACGTTCGAGACGCAGGTACGAATCAGTGGCACTCCCAAGTTGGCGGGACTGCGATGGGAGTTCACGCATCCTCAATACGAGGTCGTCCAAGAGGGCGAATTGCCGGACGAAGACGCGCCCGGCGGGTTGATTCTGCCCAACTACCCGCTGACCGAGGGCGTCAAGCAATCCGATCTGCGGCGTTTGGCTCGTCCATTGGTGCAAGAACTGGCAGCTCAATTGACCGAGGTGTTGCCGGAGCGGTTGCGATCCGATGCTGCCAAACGATTGAACGCAGCAGGGATGGAATTGCCCGCCGTGCTGCCCGGTATTTCGGAGGCATTGCGAGGCATCCATTTGCCGGAAAGCGAAGCCGACCTGTCCGCAGCACAAACTCGGCTGGTGTTTCAAGAGTTGCTGGTGATGCAGTTGGCCCTGGCGATGAGGCGTCGATCGCTGACCAGCGAACTGCGGGCACCCTCGCTGGAGTGTTCTGCCACGGTTCGCAATCGGATCTTGCGGCGATTCCCCTTTGAATTGACCGGCGATCAACGCCGTGTGATGGACGTGATCGCAGCCGACATGGCTCGTCAGTTTCCGATGAACCGATTGCTGCAAGGCGACGTCGGCAGCGGCAAAACCGTCGTCGCAATTTTCGCGATGCTGGTCGCCGTCGCGGGAGAACACCAAGCCACCTTGATGGCCCCGACGGAAGTGCTGGCGAGGCAGCACCACGCGACGCTTCAGCGGATGCTGGCGGACAGTCGCGTGCGGATCGGTTTGCTGTGCGGATCGCTGGGTGCGGCCGAGCGACGTGACACCGTCGAGAAAATCCGAAGCGGTGAAGTGGACATCGTGATCGGCACCCAAGCCTTGCTGTATGGCGTCGAGTTCCATCGCTTGGGGCTGTGCGTGATCGATGAGCAGCACAAGTTTGGTGTCAAGCAACGGGTGACGCTTCGCGATGGCGGCGTTGACCCGCACTACTTGGTGATGTCCGCCACACCGATCCCCCGCAGTGTCGCAATGACCCAGTTCGGCGACGTGGACCTGAGCACGTTGCGTGAAAAGCCGGCCGGTCGTGGTGCGGTGCACACGTACTTGGCCGGTGACAGTTGGCGTGATCGCTGGTGGTCATTCGTCAAAGAACGTGTGGCGGAAGGACGGCAAGCCTTTGTGGTGGCTCCACGCGTCGGACCGGAAGTCGAAACCGCGGACGAAGAACTTTCAGAACTCATCGATCCAGCTGAACCGCCCGCCGAAGACATCACGTCGGTGCACGCGACCTATGAACAGCTTCGCACAGGGCCGCTGAAAGGATTGCGAGTCGGATTGTTGCATGGCCGCATGCCCTCGGATGAAAAGCAACGCGTGATGGAGTCGTTTGCAGAAGGGGAACTGGATGTTTTGGTCAGCACCACCGTGATCGAAGTTGGGATCGATGTTCCCAACGCAACCGTCATGGCGATCTTGGGCGGCAACCGGTTTGGGCTGGCTCAGTTGCACCAACTTCGCGGCCGAGTCAGCCGCGGCACTCATGCGGGGCACGTGTGCGTGTTTGTCGATGGTGACAAACCACCACAAGAAGACGAGCGATTGAAAGTCTTTGAGCAAACGCTGGATGGTTTTGAATTGGCTGAAGCAGACTTTCGCCTGCGAGGGCCTGGCGACGTTTTGGGCCAACGCCAAAGCGGTGACGCTCGCTTGAGAATCGCGGACTTGCACCGCGATGTCGAGATTCTACAAGTCGCTCGCGAGATGGCTCACGACTGGATCGACCAAGACCCTGAGATGGAATCGGAAGGCCTGGAAGATCTCAAGTCTCAAGTCCTCCGCCGCTACGGCAATCACCTCGACCTCAGCGACGGTGCCTGA
- a CDS encoding FAD-dependent oxidoreductase produces the protein MSMKPRAKHCFSVALSLLVGWSLPAGAADPEPVDLVVYGGTSAGIAAAVQAHRMGKSVIVIEPSQRVGGLTTGGLGQTDIGNKAAIGGIAREFYEDIAAHYEDPSAWNWQRAEEYRGDGQSKTAAGESAMWTFEPSVALSVYQDWIERDGIRVDYGKRLDRSSVRMTRSLPARIIGIRMESGETYRAAMFIDATYEGDLLAAAGVSYTVGREANEQYGETLNGVQTKMGIYHQLRKGIDSSVVPGDPSSGLLPHIDPNGPGEEGAADHRVQAYCFRMCLTDHPENRIPFHKPEGYQPLWYELMLRNYEAGENAAPWINSGMPNRKTDTNNRLGFSTDFIGQNYDYPEASYEEREKIVAKHRLYQQGLMWTLANHPRVPENVRKEVSRWGMCKDEFEEGNGWQDQLYIREARRMVGEYVMTQKNCQGLPVEDPIGLAAYTMDSHHQQRYIDENGHVRNEGDVQVGGFPPYGISYRSLVPKRREVSNLLVPVCLSASHIAFGSIRMEPVFMVLGQTSATAAAMAIDDQVAVQNVDYERLAARLVEDKQVLAYAGPKPKPGIDPKSLDGIVVDNSQAKTEGGWIPSRSTGNRVGMDYLHDSNVSKGECVAVYQASLKQPGRYEVRLLWPAHSNRASNTMVKITDAAGEQHERRVNQRDAKSGGRAKLGEFDLGTNAIVEIRNDDSDGYVIADAVQFVPVDSAGE, from the coding sequence ATGAGTATGAAACCACGAGCGAAACATTGTTTTTCAGTGGCCTTGTCATTGTTGGTCGGCTGGTCGCTGCCTGCTGGCGCCGCGGATCCTGAACCGGTGGACTTGGTCGTCTACGGTGGCACCTCGGCTGGGATTGCCGCCGCGGTACAAGCCCATCGGATGGGCAAGTCCGTGATCGTGATCGAGCCCAGTCAACGTGTCGGTGGTTTGACAACCGGTGGGTTGGGGCAAACCGACATTGGCAACAAAGCCGCGATTGGTGGGATCGCTCGCGAATTTTACGAAGACATCGCGGCACACTACGAAGATCCCTCCGCTTGGAATTGGCAGCGTGCAGAAGAGTATCGAGGCGATGGCCAATCCAAGACCGCCGCGGGGGAATCCGCGATGTGGACGTTCGAACCCAGCGTCGCGTTGTCGGTCTATCAAGATTGGATTGAGCGGGATGGCATCCGGGTCGACTACGGCAAACGACTGGACCGTTCCTCGGTGAGGATGACTCGCAGTCTGCCAGCCCGGATCATTGGGATTCGGATGGAATCGGGGGAAACGTATCGGGCAGCGATGTTCATCGACGCCACTTACGAAGGCGATTTGTTGGCCGCCGCCGGTGTCAGTTACACCGTGGGCCGGGAAGCAAACGAGCAGTACGGCGAAACACTCAACGGCGTGCAGACCAAAATGGGGATTTATCACCAGTTGCGAAAAGGCATCGATTCCTCGGTCGTTCCCGGTGACCCAAGCAGTGGGTTGCTCCCGCATATCGACCCCAACGGGCCGGGGGAAGAGGGAGCCGCGGATCATCGCGTGCAAGCCTATTGTTTTCGGATGTGCTTGACCGATCACCCCGAGAATCGCATCCCGTTTCACAAGCCAGAGGGCTATCAACCGCTGTGGTACGAGCTGATGCTTCGCAATTACGAGGCCGGTGAAAATGCGGCCCCATGGATCAACTCCGGGATGCCAAATCGCAAAACCGACACCAACAACCGGTTGGGATTCTCAACCGACTTCATCGGTCAAAACTACGACTACCCCGAAGCGAGCTATGAAGAACGCGAGAAAATTGTTGCCAAGCATCGGTTGTATCAACAAGGGTTGATGTGGACGCTGGCCAATCACCCCCGTGTTCCCGAGAACGTGCGCAAAGAAGTGTCTCGGTGGGGCATGTGCAAAGACGAGTTTGAAGAGGGCAATGGCTGGCAAGACCAACTCTACATTCGCGAGGCTCGGCGGATGGTCGGCGAGTACGTGATGACTCAGAAGAATTGCCAAGGTCTGCCGGTCGAAGACCCAATCGGATTGGCGGCCTACACGATGGATTCGCACCACCAACAACGCTACATCGATGAGAATGGTCACGTGCGCAACGAAGGCGATGTCCAGGTCGGTGGTTTCCCGCCGTACGGCATCAGCTACCGGTCGTTGGTTCCCAAACGACGTGAGGTTTCCAATTTGTTGGTTCCCGTTTGTTTGTCCGCATCGCACATCGCTTTCGGATCGATTCGGATGGAACCTGTGTTCATGGTGCTCGGGCAAACCTCCGCAACCGCAGCAGCCATGGCGATCGACGACCAAGTCGCGGTTCAAAATGTTGACTACGAACGTTTGGCAGCGCGTTTGGTAGAAGACAAGCAAGTGCTGGCTTATGCCGGTCCCAAACCCAAGCCTGGAATCGATCCAAAGTCGCTCGATGGGATTGTCGTCGACAACTCACAAGCAAAGACGGAAGGCGGTTGGATCCCCAGTCGTTCGACCGGCAACCGAGTCGGGATGGACTATCTGCACGACAGCAACGTCAGCAAAGGAGAGTGCGTGGCGGTGTATCAGGCCTCGTTGAAACAACCGGGACGCTACGAGGTGCGGTTGCTGTGGCCGGCGCATTCCAACCGAGCCAGCAACACGATGGTGAAGATCACCGACGCCGCTGGGGAACAACACGAACGGCGTGTGAACCAACGGGATGCGAAGTCCGGTGGCCGTGCCAAACTGGGGGAATTCGATTTGGGAACGAATGCGATCGTCGAGATCCGAAACGATGATTCCGATGGCTATGTCATCGCCGACGCAGTGCAGTTCGTTCCGGTTGACAGTGCTGGCGAATGA
- a CDS encoding sulfatase-like hydrolase/transferase: protein MPTSILSAVCSTVWLPLIFLVGGGVLNAAESSRPNIVVILADDMGYGDMGCMGSQTLQTPNLDRLAESGVLCSQAYVTSAVCSPSRAGLLTGRDPRRFGYEGNMNASAANYATRPELLGLPISEKTLGDHLGAAGYATALIGKWHLGMGEMHHPNRRGFDHFCGMLTGGHHYFPTTMNHVIERNGQRVEDFSSEYLTDFFTDEGLRFIDQHEAAKPDQPWFVFFSYNAPHTPMHATEADLARFANIENQRRRTYAAMMFALDRGVGRIREHLEASGQWDNTLLVFFSDNGGATNNGSWNGPLRGVKGSMREGGIRVPMIWTWPAKIPAGTRCDGVTSSLDLLPTFCAAAGAEPLGLSDPMSHEDATNRKRMNRMVGPHDGIDMTAHLIDGSQPPARRLHWRLQGQAAILDGSHKLVRPSHRPAELFNVANDVSESDDLSAQQPERRNELFRELGAWESMLTTVPLWDSSPFWSGQSAKHYDAWEPRPEPPAAD, encoded by the coding sequence ATGCCCACCTCCATTCTTTCAGCGGTTTGCTCCACCGTTTGGTTGCCTTTGATCTTCTTGGTTGGCGGCGGAGTGTTGAATGCCGCTGAGTCGAGCAGGCCGAACATCGTGGTCATTCTGGCGGACGACATGGGCTACGGGGACATGGGATGCATGGGCAGTCAAACCTTGCAAACACCAAATTTGGACCGCTTGGCCGAATCCGGTGTGCTGTGCTCGCAAGCCTACGTGACCAGCGCGGTGTGTTCACCGTCGCGAGCCGGCCTGTTGACGGGACGCGACCCGCGGAGGTTTGGCTACGAAGGCAATATGAACGCTTCGGCGGCGAACTACGCGACTCGTCCAGAATTGCTGGGATTGCCGATCAGCGAAAAAACGTTGGGCGATCATCTTGGTGCGGCAGGGTACGCGACCGCTTTGATCGGGAAGTGGCACTTGGGGATGGGGGAAATGCACCATCCCAATCGACGAGGCTTCGATCATTTTTGTGGCATGCTCACGGGCGGTCATCACTACTTTCCAACGACGATGAATCACGTCATCGAACGCAACGGGCAGCGAGTCGAGGATTTTTCCAGTGAGTACCTGACGGACTTCTTCACCGACGAAGGGTTGCGGTTCATCGATCAACACGAAGCTGCGAAACCAGACCAGCCTTGGTTCGTGTTCTTTTCCTACAACGCACCGCACACGCCGATGCATGCCACCGAAGCGGACTTGGCACGCTTTGCAAACATCGAGAATCAACGACGACGAACCTACGCCGCGATGATGTTCGCGCTCGATCGAGGGGTGGGCCGAATTCGGGAGCACTTGGAAGCTTCCGGCCAATGGGACAACACGCTGCTTGTTTTCTTTTCGGACAACGGTGGCGCGACCAACAATGGCAGTTGGAACGGACCGCTTCGGGGAGTCAAGGGATCGATGCGAGAAGGCGGGATTCGCGTTCCAATGATTTGGACATGGCCGGCCAAAATCCCTGCGGGAACGCGGTGCGACGGGGTGACCAGTTCGCTGGATCTGCTGCCGACCTTTTGTGCTGCTGCGGGGGCTGAACCGCTGGGACTTTCTGATCCGATGTCGCACGAAGACGCAACCAATCGAAAGCGGATGAATCGTATGGTTGGTCCGCATGATGGAATCGACATGACGGCTCACTTGATCGACGGCAGCCAGCCACCTGCACGACGACTGCACTGGCGATTGCAGGGGCAAGCGGCGATCTTGGATGGCAGCCACAAATTGGTGCGTCCCTCGCATCGCCCCGCGGAACTGTTCAATGTGGCCAACGATGTTTCAGAAAGCGACGACTTGTCGGCGCAGCAACCCGAACGAAGGAACGAACTGTTTCGCGAGTTGGGGGCTTGGGAATCGATGCTGACGACGGTCCCGCTGTGGGATTCGTCGCCCTTTTGGTCTGGTCAATCCGCGAAACACTATGACGCTTGGGAACCACGGCCCGAGCCGCCAGCGGCCGACTGA